Proteins from a single region of Eremothecium gossypii ATCC 10895 chromosome VI, complete sequence:
- the PAH1 gene encoding phosphatidate phosphatase PAH1 (Syntenic homolog of Saccharomyces cerevisiae YMR165C (PAH1)) — protein sequence MQYVGRAIGSVTKSWSSINPATLSGAIDVIVVEHMDGEMSCSPFHVRFGKFQIFKPSQKKVEVIVNGQPTDIPMKLGDTGEAYFVFQMDTDLNNIPEELITSPVVSAASSPSLSPRISPGDDKKLPEPDFLDINDGSTDGTFSPKTEGDYVSTVERPVTPTLKSGSVFKERLNKKLEQKRIPNRVDNKGNLLLDIEGYKSNQERVHDTDEMLKMLLQEELGQDNDISPFVKEDDNGHIRIVNPYDHLSGGPSPPSSPASSSLSMETVPSNNNGSEVQSEYTDSLQSLETLSPLPKNPTGANYIKSIRLTSDQLHCLDLKYGENDLTFSVDKGRAFVTAKLFLWKWDVPIVISDIDGTITKSDALGHVLTMIGKDWTHPGVAKLFTEIQRNGYNIMYLTARSAGQADSTRSYLRCIQQDGCTLPFGPVILSPDRTIAALRREVILKKPEVFKIACLNDIRKLYFHELQAADAETAPADGQPTPFYAGFGNRITDALSYRTVGIPSSRIFTINPDGEVHMELLELTALRSSYVHINELVDQFFPHIRHSYLPDDDLKSLSPTPGSPAFHPEERSFYRQHDEKFSDFNYWRDPVPNLDDLSDSSSVCSAEPSSPAPSTSPTPAPDPPLEPLASPDPPRPPIDALLPLQPPGLGVRITAPLPRPAAPPTAPADLSDDDYSDDEFDEDEFDDDDFPP from the coding sequence ATGCAGTACGTCGGTAGAGCGATCGGGTCTGTGACCAAAAGTTGGTCGTCGATCAACCCCGCCACGCTGTCTGGCGCCATCGATGTGATCGTGGTCGAACACATGGATGGTGAAATGTCATGTTCACCTTTTCATGTGAGGTTTGGCAAGTTCCAAATCTTCAAGCCGTCGCAGAAGAAGGTGGAGGTCATCGTCAATGGGCAGCCCACAGACATCCCGATGAAGCTGGGGGACACGGGGGAGGCGTACTTCGTGTTCCAAATGGACACAGACCTCAACAATATCCCGGAGGAGCTGATCACCTCGCCCGTGGTGAGCGCGGCAAGCTCTCCCAGCTTGTCGCCACGCATCTCGCCCGGGGACGACAAGAAGCTGCCGGAGCCCGATTTCCTCGATATCAACGACGGCAGCACGGACGGCACCTTCTCACCCAAGACTGAGGGCGACTACGTCTCCACGGTGGAGCGGCCGGTGACGCCCACGCTCAAGAGCGGCAGCGTGTTCAAGGAACGCCTAAACAAGAAACTTGAACAGAAACGCATTCCCAACAGGGTGGACAATAAGGGtaacctgctgctggataTCGAGGGCTACAAGTCGAACCAAGAACGGGTGCACGATACAGACGAGATGCTCAAGATGCTGCTCCAGGAGGAGCTGGGCCAGGACAACGATATCTCGCCCTTCGTGAAAGAAGACGACAACGGCCACATCCGCATCGTGAACCCCTACGATCACCTGAGCGGGGGCCCCTCCCCACCAAGCTCGCCCGCATCCTCGTCACTGTCAATGGAGACCGTGCCATCGAACAACAATGGCTCGGAAGTGCAGTCCGAGTACACAGACTCGCTGCAATCGTTAGAGACGCTGTCTCCACTGCCAAAGAACCCGACGGGGGCCAACTACATCAAGTCCATTAGACTAACCTCGGATCAATTGCATTGTCTGGACCTAAAATACGGCGAGAACGACCTGACCTTTTCCGTCGACAAAGGCCGCGCGTTCGTGACCGCCAAGCTGTTCCTGTGGAAGTGGGACGTGCCCATCGTGATCTCCGACATCGACGGCACGATCACCAAGTCCGACGCCCTGGGCCACGTCCTCACCATGATCGGCAAAGACTGGACGCACCCGGGCGTGGCCAAGCTCTTCACGGAGATCCAGCGCAACGGCTACAACATCATGTATCTGACCGCGCGGAGCGCGGGCCAGGCGGACTCGACGCGGAGCTACCTCCGCTGTATCCAACAGGACGGCTGCACGCTGCCCTTCGGCCCCGTCATCCTGTCGCCCGACAGGACCATTgccgcgctgcgccgcgAAGTCATCCTCAAAAAGCCCGAGGTCTTCAAGATCGCGTGTCTCAACGACATCCGCAAGCTCTACTTCCACGAGCTGCAGGCCGCCGACGCTGAGACCGCCCCAGCCGATGGCCAGCCCACGCCCTTCTACGCCGGCTTCGGCAACCGCATCACCGACGCCCTCTCATACCGCACGGTCGGCATCCCCAGCTCCCGCATCTTCACCATCAACCCCGACGGCGAGGTCCACATGGAGCTGCTCGAGCTGACCGCCCTGCGCAGCTCGTACGTCCACATCAACGAGCTCGTCGACCAGTTTTTCCCGCATATCCGCCACTCCTACCTGCCCGACGACGACCTCAAGAGCCTCTCGCCCACCCCCGGCTCCCCCGCCTTCCACCCCGAGGAGCGCTCCTTCTACCGCCAGCACGATGAGAAGTTCTCCGACTTCAACTACTGGCGCGACCCCGTGCCCAACCTCGACGACCTCTCCGACTCCAGCTCCGTCTGCTCCGCAGAACCCTCTTCCCCCGCGCCCTCCACCAGCCCCACCCCCGCGCCGGACCCGCCGCTCGAGCCGCTGGCCTCGCCGGacccgccgcgcccgcccaTCGACGCCCTGTTGCCGCTCCAGCCGCCGGGGCTTGGCGTCCGCATCACCGCGCCCCTcccgcgccccgccgcgcctCCCACCGCCCCGGCAGACCTCAGCGACGACGACTACTCCGACGACGAGttcgacgaggacgagtTTGACGACGATGACTTCCCTCCATAG
- the MSS11 gene encoding Mss11p (Syntenic homolog of Saccharomyces cerevisiae YMR164C (MSS11)), with amino-acid sequence MDGITSNWGASSGRSSAGGKTGADAPDGHGDENGRADGGGGLLSDVLVSDAMAKNSRQLLHAHIYNYLVHNKHHETAKRFLKEADVPLSKVIPDGTMDGQQLLYARMLMNSPETFLLEWWESLWALHELVESQPVEALMLNRTFNERITPILPQHMLVPAQAAPGLAHQQPPYMAQPPHAPQAQARPAQHMQLPQAAGRPGPRQVLPQQQGHSPHLMGMGMYTQPSPTQAQAPVQPSPESQPFQQQQRQQPHHTSMGVPLQSSGQHVGQPALSHSPTAPISRNPQLQQGAPIQKSAGRQFPSSGGVPNLSSSPYNPPSSMQAVQYSPMYPQSPMMLNMNQPVNMHSQQTRAQQPQNNVNHSSSVGGTGPPMDPMVAYIQQQQQQQQQSQSQQQQQQQQQQPQSQPQQQQQQQQSQPQPQQKPQQTQPQQQQQQTQQQTPPPQQTPPQQQAPPTLQKPKPQQSQQQQQQQSSPSQPQHHQQPQALPPAPLPQAPEPAQQHSQQPQPQQQPQAQQAKSPSQQHHQQQAQAQAQQQQDSQQEAPQTHTQIQAQAQAQAHAHAHAQAQAHAQAQAHAQAQAQAQAQAQAQAQAQAQAHAQAQAQAQAQSQSQSQPQAQVQAQSQAAQAQAQNQAQQTQVPPPQHAQQQLQSQPQQLKKNIQLQEMQQLHAQQMVYQMQSQQQRQVSNIQKRPRRPKRESPQRILESPKKKGHLSVPAMPAMASLTASTGPGSSQLKKMMPNNLEKIEIKGQKTNTQQAQLNWTKLQQQQLQQQVQQKQEQHQDELEQQHQQQHQEKEQEQHQQQHTPNHQLQLDKQSQDQLQQKSNIEGGTEAQPQQQTPQSATPQPRQLSQHQIQAHQQLSHDTKAEEQSLTEHQKAEEATPKRVQQVQFTQASLHIQPSAMIRDDHMVQESEKEQEPQSQKHHLHHPNNQQQLTDPTPARGQPPPQLHPEQQQRKQGSPIRTSQPQGQASHLKQPLRKPSHQSHNQPSYLAQNMSQSQGLQQLDFMNPMSMIPPVRAATAGNISVQPIAESSSAASQHHVMSTPYGPAGVNPEVDGLDPLFFQQQVRFPGSILDPAMFKTPAYAQLSSQASRKNPPDNVSDKKGRKQTGASFQPAQDGLQSVQDMNTILPDTSSQDRAEDQSLSTPLNMDMDLDHFDITVFNNDFMGSWK; translated from the coding sequence ATGGACGGAATCACAAGCAACTGGGGTGCAAGCAGCGGGAGGTCGTCAGCAGGCGGCAAGACAGGCGCAGACGCGCCGGATGGTCACGGGGACGAAAATGGGCGGGCggacggcggcggcgggctgcTGAGCGATGTGCTGGTGTCGGACGCGATGGCCAAGAACTcgcggcagctgctgcacgcGCACATCTACAACTACCTGGTGCACAACAAGCACCACGAGACGGCGAAGCGGTTTCTGAAGGAGGCGGACGTGCCACTGTCGAAGGTGATCCCGGACGGGACGATGGacgggcagcagctgctgtaCGCGCGGATGCTGATGAACTCGCCAGAGACGTTTCTGCTGGAGTGGTGGGAGTCGCTGTGGGCGCTGCACGAGCTGGTGGAGAGCCAGCCGGTGGAGGCGCTGATGCTGAACCGCACGTTCAACGAGCGGATCACGCCGATCCTGCCGCAGCACATGCTGGTGCCGGCGCAAGCGGCGCCGGGGCTGGCGCACCAGCAGCCGCCGTACATGGCACAGCCGCCGCAcgcgccgcaggcgcaggcgcggccCGCGCAGCACATGCAGTTGCCGCAGGCGGCCGGGCGGCCGGGGCCGCGCCAGGTGTTGCCGCAACAGCAGGGCCACAGCCCGCACCTGATGGGCATGGGCATGTACACACAGCCGTCGCCAAcgcaggcgcaggcgccAGTTCAGCCCTCGCCGGAGTCGCAGCCGTtccagcagcaacagcggCAGCAACCGCATCACACAAGCATGGGCGTGCCCCTGCAGTCATCAGGTCAACACGTGGGCCAGCCGGCACTGTCTCATTCTCCTACGGCACCAATTAGCCGGAATCCACAATTGCAACAGGGAGCCCCTATTCAGAAAAGTGCGGGCAGGCAATTCCCGAGCTCGGGCGGTGTGCCTAATCTGAGTTCGTCTCCATACAATCCACCGAGTAGTATGCAGGCAGTGCAGTACTCTCCAATGTACCCGCAGTCACCGATGATGCTGAATATGAACCAACCGGTGAATATGCATTCGCAGCAAACGCGTGCACAACAGCCTCAGAACAACGTCAACCACTCTAGTAGCGTTGGCGGCACTGGGCCACCAATGGATCCGATGGTAGCATATATacaacagcaacagcaacagcagcagcaatCACAGTcacaacaacaacaacagcagcagcagcagcagccgcagtcgcagccgcaacaacaacagcagcagcagcagtcgcagccgcagccgcagcaaAAACCACAACAAACACAAccacagcagcagcagcagcaaaCACAACAACAAACACCACCACCACAACAAACACCACCACAACAACAAGCACCACCTACTCTACAAAAACCAAAGCCACAGCAATCacagcagcaacagcaacaaCAATCATCACCATCACAACCACAACATCATCAGCAACCCCAAGCACTACCACCCGCGCCACTACCACAAGCACCAGAACCAGCACAGCAACATTCGCAACAACCTCAACCTCAACAACAACCCCAGGCGCAACAGGCAAAATCACCTTCGCAGCAGCATCATCAACAGCAAGCGCAAGCGCAAGCacaacagcagcaggatTCACAACAGGAAGCACCGCAAACACACACACAGATacaagcacaagcacaagcacaagcacacGCACACGCACACgcacaagcacaagcacacgcacaagcacaagcacacgcacaagcacaagcacaagcacaagcacaagcacaagcacaagcacaagcacaagcacaagcacacgcacaagcacaagcacaagcacaagcacaGTCACAGTCACAGTCGCAGCCACAAGCACAAGTACAAGCACAATCTCAGGCagcacaagcacaagcacaaAATCAGGCGCAGCAGACCCAAGTACCCCCTCCACAGCATGCGCAGCAACAGCTACAATCGCAGCCTCAGCAATTGAAGAAGAATATTCAACTTCAGGAGATGCAGCAGCTACATGCCCAGCAGATGGTATACCAAATGCAAAGTCAACAACAGCGACAGGTATCTAATATCCAAAAGCGCCCCCGCAGGCCAAAGCGGGAATCACCTCAAAGGATATTGGAATCGCCCAAGAAGAAGGGCCATCTCTCGGTTCCGGCGATGCCGGCGATGGCTAGCTTGACTGCGAGTACAGGCCCGGGCTCGAGTCAGCTGAAAAAAATGATGCCAAACAACTTAGAGAAGATAGAAATTAAAGGCCAGAAAACCAACACTCAGCAAGCCCAGCTCAACTGGACCAAGCTACAGCAACAACAGCTGCAACAACAGGTACAACAAAAACAGGAGCAACATCAGGATGAGCTTGAGCAACAGCATCAACAACAACATCAAGAAAAAGAGCAAGAGCAGCATCAACAGCAGCATACACCAAATCATCAGTTGCAGCTGGACAAACAATCTCAAGATCAACTGCAACAGAAGTCCAATATTGAGGGCGGGACGGAGGCACAGCCGCAACAACAAACCCCACAAAGCGCTACGCCTCAACCCCGCCAGCTCTCTCAGCACCAGATACAAGCGCACCAACAACTATCGCATGATACCAAAGCAGAGGAGCAGTCTCTCACTGAGCATCAAAAGGCTGAAGAAGCTACTCCCAAAAGAGTGCAGCAGGTCCAGTTTACGCAGGCGTCCCTGCATATTCAGCCTTCGGCCATGATCCGGGATGACCATATGGTACAGGAGTCCGAGAAGGAGCAGGAACCTCAAAGTCAAAAGCATCATCTTCATCATCCGAACAATCAGCAGCAATTGACGGATCCCACGCCGGCTAGGGGTCAGCCGCCACCACAATTACATCCAGAACAGCAGCAAAGAAAGCAGGGGTCGCCCATCCGAACATCACAGCCGCAGGGACAGGCATCGCATCTGAAGCAGCCATTACGGAAACCATCGCATCAGTCACACAATCAGCCATCGTACCTCGCCCAGAACATGTCCCAGAGCCAgggcctgcagcagctggatTTTATGAACCCAATGTCTATGATCCCACCGGTTCGGGCTGCAACGGCGGGCAATATCTCCGTACAGCCCATCGCCGAATCGTCATCAGCCGCTAGCCAGCACCACGTGATGTCAACTCCTTATGGGCCTGCGGGTGTTAACCCAGAAGTCGATGGGCTCGATCCTCTTTTtttccagcagcaggtgcgCTTTCCAGGCTCCATCTTAGACCCTGCCATGTTCAAGACTCCGGCATACGCACAGCTCTCGTCACAGGCAAGTAGGAAAAATCCACCGGATAACGTCTCCGATAAAAAAGGTCGTAAGCAGACAGGTGCGTCCTTTCAGCCTGCGCAGGACGGTCTGCAGTCTGTTCAGGACATGAACACCATCTTGCCTGACACTTCTTCGCAAGATCGAGCCGAGGACCAAAGCCTCAGTACGCCTCTGAACATGGACATGGATTTGGACCACTTCGATATCACCGTCTTTAACAATGACTTTATGGGCTCGTGGAAGTGA